GGCAGCAGCATCACGAACAACCTCACGATCAACGCCACGGGCACGATCATCCCCGGCGCTGGTTCGCTCCTCGTCACTGGCACGTTCACGGTCAAGTCGGACTCCCTCAAGGATCTGAGCGCCCTGAACAAGTCTGGTAACCTGGCCGGCAAGGATCCGGTCAACCAGGGCACCGGTGAGTACAAGGCCCCGACGCAGGACCTCTGATTCTAGTTGTTGACTAAAAGGTAACGCCGCAAAGGGCGACCGGGTAACCGGTCGCCCTTTTTTTGTCTTGGTTAATCCCGCTCCTGCGCGCTTAACAGAACGCCATGGTGGCCAATTCACCGGCGGCAGTGGAATCGCCTCTCGGCGCTGATTCCAACGCTGCTCCGGCAATCGAAATCCGTGAGCTGACGAAGCTCTATCACCGCAACGTCTCGCTTCGCAGCTCCTTCGCGCGGGGACTCGGTTTCGGCTCCCGTCTCGATCGCGCGTCGAACGGCGCCGTCGCCGCGCTCGATCACGTATCCTTTACCGTGCAGCGAGGTGAGGCATTCGGCATCATCGGCCGAAACGGCGCCGGCAAGAGCACGCTGCTGCAGATCGTCGCAGGCACCTTGCAGGCGTCCTCGGGCGCGTGCCGCGTCAACGGCCGTATCACCGCGCTGCTGGAACTGGGGTCCGGCTTCAACCCCGAGTTCACCGGACGCGAAAACATCTACCTGGCCGGCGCGATCCTCGGCATCTCCCGGGCCGAAATGGAGACGCGCTACGAGCGCATTGTCGCATTCGCCGATATCGGCGACTTCATCGATCAACCGGTTAAGACCTATTCCACCGGCATGATGATGCGCGTGGCGTTTGCCGTCGCGATCTCGGTCGAGCCGGACGTCTTGATCATCGATGAGGCCCTGAGCGTCGGCGACATCCTGTTCCAACAGAAATGCAGCGCCCGGATGCGGGAGCTGGTCAACGCCGGCGTCACCCTCCTCGTCGTAACCCACGACACGGCCTTTGTCCTCAACATGTGCCAGAGGGCGCTCTGGCTCGATCAGGGACGCATGCGCTACCTGGGGGAGGCGGGGGCCTGCGTGCGGGAGTACGTGACCGCCATGGCCGCGCTTTCAGGCAACGCGCCAGCGCCCACCGACGATTTCAACGCGCTCGCAACTGTTCCGCTGCCGACCGCTCCGGAACTGGCGCTCGCCGAGAAGGAGCGCCTGGGGGATGGCGGCGTGCGCATTGCGCGCGCTTGGCTGTTGCACGCCGACGGAGGGGCAGGCTCGACGTTCCGGCTTGGCGACTGGGCCGTCGCTGTCGTCCTGATTCGGGCGTCCCGTCACGTCCGAGGCGTCAGCGCGGGTTGCGAACTGCGCAACCGCCATGGCCAGGTGATGTTCGCCACCGGGCTGCGCGTGGCGCGGCGCCTCATTGCCGAGATTCCCGCCGGCAAGGCGTGTCTTGTCTCAATCCGGTTCCGCCTCGAACTGCAGCCGGGGCAATACACCCTCGACCTCGGCTGCGGGGCGGGAGTCGACGCCGACAACACCTGGGACCGCGTGCTCAACGTCGCGGTGATCGAGGTCTCAGCGGCATCCGAGCAAGAAGTCGTGCACGGACTTGTGCGGCTGCCATACGAGATCGGCGTTTCCCGCGTCGCGGGCTAGCCCCGGAAGAGCCCGGCGCCAGGCACGATCCTTCGCGGCCCCTAGATTACCTCCGCGAACGAGCGCCGGAGCAGCATGAAGCAGGCGTGCCCGAGTGCCAGGGTGACCAGCGCAACCGCGTACACGTAGGCGAGGTTGGTCCACGGCATGGGCTGGTGCCAGAGCACGACCCGCCGGCCGAGGTCGAGAATCTGCAGGAGTGGATTGAAGCGCAGGATCTCCCACGCGTACGGCAGCGCCGTCATCTTGGTGGGTGCGAACATCACGGCGCTGCCGAATTGCAGGGCGGTGCCGATGAACGGCGTGAGTTGGGCGACGTCACGAATGAACACCCCGATCGCGGATAGCGCCCAGCCAATGCCCAGGGCCAGCATGAGGAGCGGAAGGATCAGCACCGGCAGCCATAGCACACTCCAGGAGACGCCCGCCGTGCCGAACAGGCTGCCCACCAGCACCAACGCGAGACTTACACCGAGGTGGTACGCGGCGTCGCCAACCTTTGCCACCGGGAGCACCTCGAGTGGGAACACGACCTTTTTCACGAAGTTCGGGTTGCCGGCGATCAGGAGCGGGCCCCAGCCGAGCGTCTCGGCAAACACGTGGTACATCGCGAGCCCGAAAAACAGCGCCAGGACGAAGTCGAACTCCGTTTCGCCGGGAAGCACGTTGAAACGGCCCCCGAAGATTGCGCCGAACACGAACCAGTACAGCACCAGCATCGAGAGCGGGTTGACCAGGGCCCAGATCGCCCCAAGCCGGCTGCCGCGGTGCCGCACTTCGATCTCGCGCACGGCAAACTGCCAAGCGAGCTCACGATGCCGCCAGAGATTGCGGCCGATGCACCAGGGATTCAGGAGGGCAAAGACGGACGAGGAGTCGAAGGATGCCACGGTTCGGCGCCTGTTCTCCCGCGCTCGTGTTCAAAGCGCAACACCAGCGTTCGTCGCGACTGGTTCGAGCGTCGCGAGGATGGCTTGGTGGTCGAGGATCGCGAGGGCGCAGCGTTCATCGTCCACGCCGAGACTCACCACCCAGTGGCCATTCGCATAGGCTGCGCCCGCCGGATAGACGACACCGCCGATCGCCGCGTTCAGCTTTGGCAGCGAGCGTCGTGCCGCTGCGGGCAACGGGATCGCCACCGGAATGCGCGGCATGTCGGTGGGCGCGAACGGAGCGCGCGCCGCGAAACGATAGACACCGGCCGTGTAGTGGTAACCGTCGTCCCCGTTTTCGATCGAGTGGCAGAACGAATAGAAATGATCTCCGCAACGCTGCGGCGGCGCTCCTCCCCGCAATCCACCGTGCGCCTGCGCGTAGCCACCCGGGTTGGGCGTTGCCGGACCGACCTCGGAAAACTCGATCGGTCCGTTGCCCGCCAATGAGAACCGCAGCACGCGGTGGGGATGCACCGAGTACACGGCGAACAATCCGTCCGCTTCGAAGAGCGCCCAGTTCTTCTCCAGTTTCTGGCGCCGTCCCGCGAGCGCCAGTTCCCGCGCCCGGCTTACCGGTTGGAGCGTCACCGCGTCGAGTTCCTGCAAAAATTGATGGTTCTGCGGCTCATGCCAGCCGGAGTTCCAGTACACGAATAGACGGCCGCTCAGCCGATACAGTCGCGGATCGGCGAACCAGGTCGTCGTCTGACCAACTGCGTCCGCCAACGCGCCGAACCGCACCTGGTCGCTCAGGGCTACCGGTGAGCCGGGAACCACGGCGAAGCGTTCCGTGAGCCGGCAGATGGCGATGCGCCGCTTTGCGGCCGGCTCGATGACCACGCGGTACGCGAGTAGCCATCCCGCGCGTTCGCGCAGCAGTCCCGCATTGAAGACACGCACCGCCTGGCCGCGCGCTTCATCACGCCACGCCGCCGGCAGCAGCTCAGCGTTGTCGAACAACACGATCATCGGCTTTGGCCAAAAAATTGGCGGATGCTTGCGCCAACGGCTTCAATCTGGTCCGCGGTGTGATGCGGCCCGATCGGCAGGCTGAGCACCTCGGCGGCGAGCTGCTCGGCGATGGGAAAGTCGCCCCGTTTCCATCCGGCCCCGGCATACGCCGGCGCAAGGTGCGGCGGGGTGGGGTAATGGATCTGTGTGCCGATGCCGGCGGCCTCCAGATGCGCCTGCAACGCGGCGCGCTGACGGGTGCGCACGACGTAAAGGTGCCACACCGGCTCGGCCCACCCGGGCACGTACGGCAGGATGAGGTCGCCGACGCCCGCCAGCGCCGCCGCGTAGCGGGCCGCAAGGGCGGAGCGGCGCTGGTTCCAGGCATTTAGCAGCGGTAGTTTCGCCCGGAGGAACGCCGCCTGCAGCTCGTCGAGGCGGGAGTTCAGGCCGACGTATTCGTTCACGTAGCGCACCTTCGAACCGTAGTTGCGGAGGTGGCGCAGTTTGTCCGCCAGCTCTCGGTCGTCCGTGGTGATCGCGCCGGCGTCGGCCAACGCGCCGAGGTTCTTGCTTGGATAGAAGCTGATGCCGGCCGCATCGCCCAAGGCGCCGGTCTGCCGCCACGGGCCGCCCGCGCCCTGGCGGCAGCGGGCGCCGTGCGACTGCGCGGCGTCCTCCAGCACGAACAGCCCGTGGGTGCGTGCGAAGGAGGCGATCGCCGGGAGATCTGCCGGCTGTCCATAGAGATGAATCGGCAGGATCGCGCGCGTCCGAGGGGAAACGACGCTGGCCAGCCGCTCGGGATCGAGATTGTGCGTGCGGGGATCGGGCTCGCACGGTACTGGTCGCGCACCGACGTGCGTGACCGCGAGCCAGGTCGCGATGTAGCCGTTTGACGGCACGATCACCTCGTCGCCTGGGCCGATGCCGCGCGCCAGCAGCACGAGTTGCAGGGCCTCGAGGCCATTGGCCACGCCGATACAGTGCCGTGCGCCGACGAAGGCGGCATATTCCTGTTCGAAGGCCTCGAGTTCCCGGCCCAGGAGAAAACGGCCGGATTCCATCACCCGCTGGTACGCGGCGTCGAGCGCTGGGCGGAGCTCGTCGACGGCCGGCTTGAGATCGAGCACGGGAATCATGAGGGCTACACGAACTTCAGCTTGCGCGCGGCGAACATCACCATGCGCAGGAGCAGCCAGCCGTGACGCCAGCGCTGGATGTTGGTCGTGCCATAGGTGCGGTCCTGATACCGGATCGGCACGTCGGCGATCTTGAGGTTCAGCTTGGCGGCGCCGAAGAGCAGGTCGAAGTCGCCAAAAGGATCGAAGTCGCCGAAGTAGGTGCGATTGGCGGCGACGCGCTCGTAGTGCGCCCGTGCAAGCACCTTGGTCCCGCAGAGCGTGTCCTTCACGGGCTGGCCGAGCAGCCAGGAGAAGATCAGGCCGAACGCCTTGTTGGCGCAGAGGTTTGCGAACTGCATGGCCTCCTGTTCCATCGGATAGACCAGGCGCACACCGTTCGCAAACTCCGCCCGCCCGCTCGCGAGCACCGCGTAAAACTTGGGTAGCTCCTCCGGCGGCATCGTGAGATCGGCGTCGAGGATCATGAGGATGTCCCCGCTGGCGACGGCGAAGCCGGCACGGACCGCATCGCCTTTGCCGCGGCCGGGCTGCTGAAGGATTCGGATGTTGCGCTGCGGATACGCGGCCGCCACGCGCTGAATCTCGGCCCAGGTATGATCGGTGGAGTTGCCCTCGACAAAAATCAGCTCCGTGCCCGCACCCAGCTCGGGTGTGCGCTGAACGGCGGCCTCGATGTTGCCGGCTTCGTTGCGCGCGGGGATGACGACGGAAACCGTCCGTGCCCGGCGGGGTGTGCGAGGTTGCGGCCGTGCGACGAAGAAGATGGTGAGGCAGAACCACTGGAGCAGCGGGGCCAGCCAGCGGTTGACAAGCGAGCCGAGCCCCAGGACCGGCGACGGCACTAGAATCCGATTCTGGTCGAGGACCACCTCCCAATCCGCCAGCCGCAGCAGGTTGCGGACGTCGGCGCTCGCGAGCCAGCTGTTCTGCGGCTGGGCGGCTTTGAGGCCCAGCGCCTGTGCGAGCGAGAGGAACGGACGCCAGAGTGTGTTCTGAAAATTGATCAGCAGCCGCGTGTCAGGCGTCGCGACGCCATGGAGCCGTTCGAGCAGTTGCTGCACGTCCGCCGCGAGGTTGAGCGTGTCCGAGATGATGATGACGTCGAACTTGCCCTCGAGGCTCAACTCCTCGCCGGCCTGGACATAGAACTCGGCATCGGGAACCTGCTGACGTGCGGCCTCGATCCGCTTGGCCGAGAGATCGACGCCCACGCGGCGGCCGGCTCGAATCAACGCCAGCAGATCTCCCCCACCACATCCGATCTCGAGCACGGAGGCGGACGGCGCGATCAACAGATTGTAGTAGTGGGAGAGCAGCCGTCGGTATTGGCGGGCAGCCCATTGTGGACGGACCGGGGCGCAATCATAGAACTCCCGTACCCGATTAAGGTGCCGTTGCACGAGCTGGGACGTCGATACGACCGGGTCCGGCTGAGCTTCAGTGACGTTGGCTGAGGGAAGGTCGGATGTTGATGAACTGGGATTCATGGATGCGGCGACACGCGAAAGCATACGAAGATAGTGACTGACATTGCGGCGGAACCTGTAACGCGAAAGCGCAATCTGATTTCCTCCCCTAAAAAGCTTTGCAATCGAGGGCCAATTCCAGCGGTCTGACCACCTCATTCTCTCACGTTACATGCTGTTGTCTGGACTCAGTTGCCTGCGTGTCGGGCGCGCCATTTCATGGTTAGCGTTGACCGTCGTCACAGTAGGATTGCACGGCCAGTCGGCGACGATGGTGGTTACACTCCCGGAAGATTATCTTCCGGGATTGAAGGTGCTGTTGGCGGCTGCGGTGAAGCAGTCGCCGGACCAGTTGCGGCGGGAGGCACTCGTCGACCGGGCCGATGCCGAAATCCGCCTGGCCGACCGGCAGCGGTGGCCGAATCTCGGCGGCGATTTTCGCTACAACTCCAGTCAGACAGGTATCTCGGGCAACGCCGATTCAAGTTCGGACAACAGTGGCCTCTTTTACAATATTGGTTTGGATCAGGCGGTGTTTCATTGGGGAGACGTCCGGCGCGCGGGGCAGATTGCCCGTATCAGGGCCGCAGTTGCAGCCAAGGAGTACGCCGACGCTTACCGAGAACTCGCGGTCGCGATTCGACAGTCGTATCTCAGCCTTGTGGCGAGTCAGGCGCGCTTACGGGAGATTCGTTACACACTGACGTTGCGGCAGCAGGAACTAGCCAGCGCAAAGGAGAAACAAGCGTTGGGCGTTCTCTCGGGCGCGGATATCGCGGGGCGGGAGCTCGAACTAAATGAGGCCCAGCTTGAGGTGGATCGGGTCACCGCCAACTTCACAACTGATTGTCGGCGGCTCGCGCGTCTTGCGGGCGTGTCAGACCTCTCACCGGAGTCGATTCCGGATGCGCTGCCGCTGCCGCGCTACGATCCGGCGCTCGCCACGGCTTGGACGGCTGCAGTGCTCCGCGACGGAGGTCGCCACTCCTTTCGGGCTCAAGTGCTTGAGATGCGGATTCGGGAGGCGGATCTAAATTATCGCACGGCGCGGATGCGCCTGCTGCCCAAGTTCAATTTTGGCATCTCGCACAGCGTCGAGACATCGACCACGGCCAGCGAGAGTGCCGTCTCGCAGACGGCTATCACCCGGGATTCGATGGAGCTGCGAGGGAACTGGACCATTTTCGATGGGTTTGCCACTCGGGCCATCAAGGCGATGACCAAGGCCGATCGTCGCTATGCCGAGGCGGAACTGCGACGGGTGACCGAAGAGGTGATGGATCAGGCACAACAGTATCAGCGAAACGTGGTGCTTGATGCGCGCGCGGTGGAGCTGACCGAGCAACGGCGGCACGCTGCTGAGCTCGGCATGAGGCGCGAGCAGGAACTCCTGCGGACGCAAGCAGGCGAGGCGTCGCAAGCGCGCCTAGAGCGTTCGCAACGCGACCTCCGCCGGGCCGAGGCCGTCGCGACTGCCGCCCGGGCGGCGTTCCTGGCCAGCTGGAGCGCCTTTGTGTCGCGAGTGACGGATGACCCCGCGCTCCAGAATCTTCCCTCTCGTTATGTCCGCTAAACCCGCCAAATCCGGTTTCGTTCTGAAAATCCTGGTCGTGCTGGCCATCCTGGCCATCGCAGTCGTGGTGGCGTTGTACGGGTTTCGACCGGTCGCCCTCGTCGCGCCGGTGCAGCGGGGCAAGGCCGTGGACGTCGTCAGCGGCAGCGTCGTGGTGCACGCCGAAAAGGACGTGCAGGAGCTCAAAAGCGAGCTGGGCGGGCGTGTCGTTTGGATCGATCCCCGGCAACTGGGCGAACCCTTTCGCAAGGACGAGGCGGTGGTGAAGCTGGATTCCAGCGACCTTGAACGGGCAAAGAAGCAGGCCGCCGACAACTATGCGCGTGAGCTGGAGCGCCGGAAGATCCGGCTGCGCAATGACTCCTCGCTTGAGACGGCCAAGGAACTGCTCGCTGCCGCGAAACAGCAATTCGACCGGGGGGAGATGCCGCCGCTGCAATGGAAGGAAGCGCAGCGTCGCTACGCCCAGGTCGAAACGGATTTGGTGCTGGCGGACTTCGACATGAAACAGGCCCAGATCGATTTCGAGAAGAGCCAAGCCGAGTTTCAGCGCCAGATCGACAAAATGACCGTGCGGGCGCCGATGGACTGCGTGATGCGCGCTGTTTTCGTCGCGCCGGGCGCCCTGATTGGAGCCGGTACGAAGGTCGGCGAGTTCTTCTCCAATGAACGCGTGGTGATCGCGAAGATCGGCGAGGAGGACATCGCTCGGGTGAAGGTCGGGCAGCGCGCCCGCGTGCGGCTGCTGAACGTTGGCGACACGCTGTTCGATGCCGAGGTCACGACGATTCTCCCGTTCGCCGATGCGGACACGCAGCGCTATAGCGTGTACCTGAAGGTCAAGGCGGAGACGGCGCAGTTGATGCCGTTCAGCACGGGCGAGGCCTCGATCACGGTGGGCGAGCGCGAGAACGCTCCGCTCATCCCGCGGCGGGCGCTCTTCAACGACAAGGGCCGGGAGAACACGGTCCTGCTCGTGCGCAATGGCGTGGTGGAGAAACGCCAGCTTTCGATTGGCTACCGCGCGTTGAACTACGCCGAGGTGACGGACAAGCTCAACGAGGGTGAGCTGGTCATTGTCGATGGCATCGACCAATTCCGCGAGGGGCAGCGGGTGCGGGTGGAGCAACAGTGAGTCAAGGAGCCCTGCGTCGATGAATTCCGCGCAATCATCCACTCCGCCAGCGGTCCACCGCGGGCGGCCGGCGCCCGGATCATGAGCCCGAACCTCCGGATCGCATTCCGGTTTCTGACCGCCAAGAAGCGGTCGATGCTGATGAGCCTTTCGTGCACCATCCTCGGGGTGGGCTTGTTCATCGTGACGCAGGCCACGACGAGCGGGTTCGAGCAGTTCTTCATTCGCACGATCCTGGGCACCGACGGCGCCATCCGCATTGAGGACAAGATCCAGGATACGATGCGCAGCATGTCTGCAGGCGGTGGGTCGAAGTTCGAGATCTGGCAAAAGGATGGCGTGAAATACATCGAAGGGGTGGAGGACCCCGACGCCCTCACTGGGGCGGTGCGGCAGTTCAACGACGTGCGCGGCGTGTCGGCCGTTGTACGTGGCAATGTGCAGGTGACCGGCCCGATCAAGACCGAGGACGCCCAGGTGTTCGGCATCAGGCTGACGGATCACCTGCAGGTCTCCGACCTGGATCAGCAGATCATCGCGGGCAACTTGCGCGAGATCGAGCGGGGGACCGGTGGCGCGGCAATTGGACGCGTCATTGCGGACCGCCTGCAGCTCTCGGTTGGTGATTCCTTTGTGATCAGCGCGCGCGGCGAATCCCGACGGCAGCGTGTCGTCGCCATCTACGAGACCGGGGTGCAGGATATCGACAAGCTCCGAATCTACGTCCCACTCGCCGAGGCCAAGTCGCTGCTGAAGAAGGCGACGGGTGCGAGTTTCCTTCAGATCAGCCTGCGGGATCCCAACCGCGCTCCGTCCGTGGCCGCCCAGATGCAGGACGTGTTGCGTTACAACGTCCGCCCTTGGCAGGTGCGCGAGAAGACCTGGCTCGCGGTGTTTCGCGCGCTGCGTATCTCGTCCGCCATCACGGTGACGGTGTTCACGCTCATCGCCGGCCTGGCGATGTTCAACACCCTGGCGATGATCGTCTTCGAGAAGACCAAGGACATCGCGATTCTCCGCTCCATGGGGTACGAGCGCCGTGACATCACCCAGATTTTCCTCTGGCAGGCCGGCATCGTACTGACGATTGGCTCCATCGCCGGCGCGCTCTTCGGCGCCGGCGTGACGTGGTGCGTGAGCCAGGTGCCGTTGCCCATCACGGGGATTTTCAAGACTGAGCACTTCATCGTCACCTGGGAACTCCAGCACTACGTCTTGGCGGTTCTCACGGCCGTCGTGATGGTGATGGTGGCGAGCATGATCCCGGCGCGCAGGGCGGCGCGCGTTGAGCCGGGTGACATCATTCGCGGCACTGCGCAGTAGTCTGTCCCTCAACTCGACCCCGCGCCATGTCCCTTGCGTCAACCTCTACCTCCAGGATCGCCGTCCGTTGCACTGGGCTGCACCGCTACCTCGGCCAAGACGAGGGCCGGGTCCATGTCTTGAAGGGCGTATCCTTTGAGGCTGAACGCGGTCAGGTTTACGCGATTGTCGGTCCGTCCGGATGTGGCAAGAGCACCCTGCTGTACCTGCTCGGATTGCTGGACCAGCCCGATGGCGGCCAGATCGAGATCAACGGTCGGGTGATGTCCAACACCGACGACGTCGCGCGGACTGCGGCGCGCGGCGAACATATCGGCTTCGTCTTCCAGTTTCACTTTCTGATGCTCGAGTTCACCGCGCTCGAGAACGTGATGATGCCGATGCGCAAGCTGGGTCGGCTGGCGCCGGCCGAGATGGAAGCGCGTGCCCATGCCCTCCTCGGCTCCGTTGGACTGGGCGACAAGACCCACCGCCTCGGCACCCACCTGTCTGGTGGCGAGCAGCAGCGCGTCGCGATTGCCCGCGCCCTTGCGAATCAGCCCACGATCCTCCTCGCCGACGAGCCGACGGGCAACTTGGACGTCAAAAACTCAGCCCTGGTGTTCGATCTGCTCACGCGCTTGGCGAAAGAGCAGGGCCAGGCGGTCGTGCTCGTGACGCACAATCCGGAGATTGCCCAGCGTTGCGACGTCACCCGATCGATGCGGGACGGCATATTCCTGTAGGCCGGCGTCGCCCCCGGGCGGCGATGCCTCGATTCTTGGGGACCGCGCTGCCGCAGTCTTCCGCTGAGCGAATTTCCTATCGGGCTACGATTATGCCTTAGCCGACGGGCAGCCGCCGCAGTTATCCGGGCGAGGTGAGCGCATCCCGAACGCGCACGCCCACCTATAAGAAGGATTAGCGTGCGTCGTTTCACGCACGGCGTGTACTAATTCTTCGACTAGGGAAGTTGCCTACCGAAATTTTGGTTTACATCGTAAAAACCGCTCCCTTGCTTCGGACCGTTTTTCTCCCGCCGGATCCCACCCGGTCGGCTCCCACCGTCAGTTAGGTCTGTCCCACCTGTGTCCCACAACCCTTCGCGAAAGGCTTTTTTCGCAAAGCTCATCGGCTTTGCGGCAGCTTTCACCGTGCTCCCGCGCTTGCTCGGCAAGGCGTCGAGCCCGGCCTCCGCTCCGGCTGCGCCCGGCGTGAGCCCGCAGGCATCGCCTGGCTGGGCCCTGCGGCAGGACGCGCGCGCCGTGGCGCGAGACGCTCACCGCGGCTAACCGCCCGGGTTCGACGAACCCCCTCCCGTCATGTCGAAACTCTTCCCGAAATCGGCCAACAAGCTGCCGCTTCAGATCGTGATCTTCCTCGCCGTCCTGGGGAGCATCGCGACCGCGGCCGTCACCTATTACATGACGCCGAAGTACACGCGCGTCGGATACGCGCCGGTGCAGCCGGTCCCGTTCAGCCACGCCAAGCACGTGAACGAGCTCGGGATGGACTGCCGTTACTGCCACAACGGCGTCGACAAGTCGGGGCACTCGAACGTGCCGACCGCGCAGACGTGCATGAACTGCCACAGCGTGGTGAAGAAGGACAGCCCGCTGCTCGCCCCGGTGCGGGAGAGCTATGAGAAGGGCACGCCGGTGCCGTGGGTGTGGATCCACACCACGCCGGACTACGCCTACTTCAACCATGCAGCCCACGTGAACCGCGGCGTGTCCTGCGTGGAATGCCATGGGCCCGTGAACCAGATGGATACGGTGACCCACATGCAGCCGCTCAGCATGTCGTTCTGCCTCGATTGCCACCAGAACCCCGCGTCGCGGCTGCGCGACCCTAAGGATGTCTTCAACCTCGATTCGAAACGACTGGTCGACCAGGGCCCGGCGGGCGCCGACCAGGCGACGAAGCTCGTGAATCACTGGAAAGTGATGCCTCCGCAAAGCTGCTCCGGCTGCCACCGATGAAACGCAAAATCGACCATCCCGCTCCGTCGGCGCGCGAAATGAACGGCCCGAAGTACTGGCGCAGTCTCGACGAGCTCGCCCAGACGCCGGGCTTCCAGGACCAACTGCACCGGGAGTTCCCGGAGGGAGCCTCGACCCTCGACGGCGTGGACCGCCGCGCGTTCATGAAGATCATGGCCGCGTCCTTCGCCCTTGGCGGCGTGGGGCTCGCGGGTTGCCGCCGGCCGGAGCGCAACATCCTGCCGTTTGGCAAGTCGGTCGATGGCGTCATTCCCGGGCTGCCCCAGTATTATGCGACCGCGATGCCGCTGCGGCGCGCCGCCGTCCCGCTCCTCGCGGAGACGCATCAGGGGCGTCCCACCAAGCTTGAGGGCAACCCGACGTACGCGCCGTTCGGCGGTCGCACCTCGATTACGGCGCAG
The Opitutus sp. ER46 DNA segment above includes these coding regions:
- a CDS encoding ABC transporter ATP-binding protein codes for the protein MVANSPAAVESPLGADSNAAPAIEIRELTKLYHRNVSLRSSFARGLGFGSRLDRASNGAVAALDHVSFTVQRGEAFGIIGRNGAGKSTLLQIVAGTLQASSGACRVNGRITALLELGSGFNPEFTGRENIYLAGAILGISRAEMETRYERIVAFADIGDFIDQPVKTYSTGMMMRVAFAVAISVEPDVLIIDEALSVGDILFQQKCSARMRELVNAGVTLLVVTHDTAFVLNMCQRALWLDQGRMRYLGEAGACVREYVTAMAALSGNAPAPTDDFNALATVPLPTAPELALAEKERLGDGGVRIARAWLLHADGGAGSTFRLGDWAVAVVLIRASRHVRGVSAGCELRNRHGQVMFATGLRVARRLIAEIPAGKACLVSIRFRLELQPGQYTLDLGCGAGVDADNTWDRVLNVAVIEVSAASEQEVVHGLVRLPYEIGVSRVAG
- a CDS encoding ABC transporter permease; translated protein: MASFDSSSVFALLNPWCIGRNLWRHRELAWQFAVREIEVRHRGSRLGAIWALVNPLSMLVLYWFVFGAIFGGRFNVLPGETEFDFVLALFFGLAMYHVFAETLGWGPLLIAGNPNFVKKVVFPLEVLPVAKVGDAAYHLGVSLALVLVGSLFGTAGVSWSVLWLPVLILPLLMLALGIGWALSAIGVFIRDVAQLTPFIGTALQFGSAVMFAPTKMTALPYAWEILRFNPLLQILDLGRRVVLWHQPMPWTNLAYVYAVALVTLALGHACFMLLRRSFAEVI
- a CDS encoding DegT/DnrJ/EryC1/StrS family aminotransferase — translated: MIPVLDLKPAVDELRPALDAAYQRVMESGRFLLGRELEAFEQEYAAFVGARHCIGVANGLEALQLVLLARGIGPGDEVIVPSNGYIATWLAVTHVGARPVPCEPDPRTHNLDPERLASVVSPRTRAILPIHLYGQPADLPAIASFARTHGLFVLEDAAQSHGARCRQGAGGPWRQTGALGDAAGISFYPSKNLGALADAGAITTDDRELADKLRHLRNYGSKVRYVNEYVGLNSRLDELQAAFLRAKLPLLNAWNQRRSALAARYAAALAGVGDLILPYVPGWAEPVWHLYVVRTRQRAALQAHLEAAGIGTQIHYPTPPHLAPAYAGAGWKRGDFPIAEQLAAEVLSLPIGPHHTADQIEAVGASIRQFFGQSR
- a CDS encoding bifunctional class I SAM-dependent methyltransferase/glycosyltransferase family 2 protein — protein: MNPSSSTSDLPSANVTEAQPDPVVSTSQLVQRHLNRVREFYDCAPVRPQWAARQYRRLLSHYYNLLIAPSASVLEIGCGGGDLLALIRAGRRVGVDLSAKRIEAARQQVPDAEFYVQAGEELSLEGKFDVIIISDTLNLAADVQQLLERLHGVATPDTRLLINFQNTLWRPFLSLAQALGLKAAQPQNSWLASADVRNLLRLADWEVVLDQNRILVPSPVLGLGSLVNRWLAPLLQWFCLTIFFVARPQPRTPRRARTVSVVIPARNEAGNIEAAVQRTPELGAGTELIFVEGNSTDHTWAEIQRVAAAYPQRNIRILQQPGRGKGDAVRAGFAVASGDILMILDADLTMPPEELPKFYAVLASGRAEFANGVRLVYPMEQEAMQFANLCANKAFGLIFSWLLGQPVKDTLCGTKVLARAHYERVAANRTYFGDFDPFGDFDLLFGAAKLNLKIADVPIRYQDRTYGTTNIQRWRHGWLLLRMVMFAARKLKFV
- a CDS encoding TolC family protein, which gives rise to MLLSGLSCLRVGRAISWLALTVVTVGLHGQSATMVVTLPEDYLPGLKVLLAAAVKQSPDQLRREALVDRADAEIRLADRQRWPNLGGDFRYNSSQTGISGNADSSSDNSGLFYNIGLDQAVFHWGDVRRAGQIARIRAAVAAKEYADAYRELAVAIRQSYLSLVASQARLREIRYTLTLRQQELASAKEKQALGVLSGADIAGRELELNEAQLEVDRVTANFTTDCRRLARLAGVSDLSPESIPDALPLPRYDPALATAWTAAVLRDGGRHSFRAQVLEMRIREADLNYRTARMRLLPKFNFGISHSVETSTTASESAVSQTAITRDSMELRGNWTIFDGFATRAIKAMTKADRRYAEAELRRVTEEVMDQAQQYQRNVVLDARAVELTEQRRHAAELGMRREQELLRTQAGEASQARLERSQRDLRRAEAVATAARAAFLASWSAFVSRVTDDPALQNLPSRYVR
- a CDS encoding efflux RND transporter periplasmic adaptor subunit gives rise to the protein MSAKPAKSGFVLKILVVLAILAIAVVVALYGFRPVALVAPVQRGKAVDVVSGSVVVHAEKDVQELKSELGGRVVWIDPRQLGEPFRKDEAVVKLDSSDLERAKKQAADNYARELERRKIRLRNDSSLETAKELLAAAKQQFDRGEMPPLQWKEAQRRYAQVETDLVLADFDMKQAQIDFEKSQAEFQRQIDKMTVRAPMDCVMRAVFVAPGALIGAGTKVGEFFSNERVVIAKIGEEDIARVKVGQRARVRLLNVGDTLFDAEVTTILPFADADTQRYSVYLKVKAETAQLMPFSTGEASITVGERENAPLIPRRALFNDKGRENTVLLVRNGVVEKRQLSIGYRALNYAEVTDKLNEGELVIVDGIDQFREGQRVRVEQQ
- a CDS encoding FtsX-like permease family protein, with the translated sequence MSPNLRIAFRFLTAKKRSMLMSLSCTILGVGLFIVTQATTSGFEQFFIRTILGTDGAIRIEDKIQDTMRSMSAGGGSKFEIWQKDGVKYIEGVEDPDALTGAVRQFNDVRGVSAVVRGNVQVTGPIKTEDAQVFGIRLTDHLQVSDLDQQIIAGNLREIERGTGGAAIGRVIADRLQLSVGDSFVISARGESRRQRVVAIYETGVQDIDKLRIYVPLAEAKSLLKKATGASFLQISLRDPNRAPSVAAQMQDVLRYNVRPWQVREKTWLAVFRALRISSAITVTVFTLIAGLAMFNTLAMIVFEKTKDIAILRSMGYERRDITQIFLWQAGIVLTIGSIAGALFGAGVTWCVSQVPLPITGIFKTEHFIVTWELQHYVLAVLTAVVMVMVASMIPARRAARVEPGDIIRGTAQ